A stretch of Chitinophaga caeni DNA encodes these proteins:
- a CDS encoding amidohydrolase family protein codes for MTTGISALEKSRYNPLRKRSARFLFKLGFMGLLMATFSAKAQVTYPGNGVADPSQACYAFTHATIVKDADSKLNDATLIIREGKIVAVGSSVNIPKDAVVIDCKGKFIYPSFIDIYSDYGTPDASRGASGYHGNPQFISNTPGAYGWNQAIRSQVNAVNEFTVDAKKAGSLRAQGFGSVLTHIEDGIARGTGTFVTLADERENKVILKEKASAHYSFDKGSSTQNYPSSLMGAIALLRQSYLDAQWYKTKPAKEGVNLSLQAWNDIQQYPQIFDAGDKWNVLRAVKIGNEFGVQYIIKAGGNEYQRIPEMRATKATFILPLDYPAAMDIEDPNDARFVALSDMKHWELAPTEAGAFEKAKIPFCLTAADLKDVKSFMGNLRKAMKYGLSEKAALEALTKTPANVLKVYDQVGSLDAGKVANFLLTSGPIFDESTVIFQNWVQGNKYELHDLGWKDLRGTYTLTVGSKTYRVELKGAASKPSLAVLSADTLSGKIDLNGQLAQLVVPVTKDKKEQLRLSGVIGKNNWSGNGVDEAGNPVLWTMTFSQAYTPKEKKEKEETAPSLSKINYPFTGYGWETMPTEQDILIKNATVWTSEADGVLENTDVLVKNGKISRIGKNLPAGNARVIDGTGKHLTAGIIDEHSHIAVTRGVNEGTQSVTSEVRIADVLNPDDINIYRQLSGGVTTSHILHGSANVIGGQTQLIKLRWGKNAEELKFANWDPFIKFALGENVKQSNWGERNTTRFPQTRMGVEQVLVDAFTRAQDYEKSGANKRRDLELEALVEILNKKRFITCHSYVQSEINMLMKVADRFHFTVNTFTHILEGYKVADKMKAHHAGASTFADWWAYKMEVTDAIPYNANIMQRVGLTVAINSDDAEMARRLNQEAAKSVKYGGMEEIAALEMVTINPAKLLHIDDRTGSIKVGKDADLVLWSDHPLSIYAKAEKTIVDGTVYFDRDYDQQLQARIAKERNALMQKILAEKKGGGPMKKASPTIDQLWHCEDDGGGHQRQLFDLEEQHAQSVTQSSY; via the coding sequence ATGACAACAGGAATTTCCGCTTTGGAAAAATCCCGCTACAACCCGCTGCGTAAGCGCTCCGCGAGATTTTTATTCAAGCTTGGGTTCATGGGATTATTGATGGCAACATTTTCAGCGAAAGCGCAGGTCACCTATCCAGGAAACGGTGTGGCTGACCCTAGTCAAGCATGTTACGCCTTCACCCATGCCACCATCGTAAAAGATGCAGACTCCAAGCTCAATGATGCCACTTTGATTATCCGCGAGGGCAAAATTGTTGCCGTGGGCAGCAGTGTAAACATCCCCAAGGATGCTGTCGTGATCGATTGTAAAGGGAAATTTATTTATCCTTCGTTTATTGATATCTATAGCGATTATGGTACGCCGGATGCCAGCCGCGGCGCCAGCGGCTACCATGGCAACCCGCAATTCATTTCAAATACGCCGGGAGCTTATGGTTGGAATCAGGCTATCCGCAGCCAAGTGAACGCGGTAAACGAGTTCACAGTGGATGCTAAAAAGGCGGGCAGCCTACGTGCGCAAGGTTTTGGATCTGTTCTTACCCATATTGAAGATGGTATTGCCCGCGGCACCGGTACATTCGTAACCTTAGCTGATGAGCGAGAGAATAAAGTGATCTTGAAAGAAAAAGCCTCCGCGCATTATTCGTTCGATAAAGGTTCATCAACACAAAATTATCCGAGTTCCCTGATGGGAGCCATCGCCCTATTGCGCCAATCTTACCTGGATGCGCAATGGTATAAAACGAAGCCTGCCAAGGAAGGCGTAAATTTAAGCCTCCAAGCTTGGAATGATATCCAGCAATACCCGCAAATTTTTGATGCCGGTGATAAATGGAATGTCCTGAGAGCCGTTAAAATCGGTAACGAATTCGGGGTTCAATACATCATAAAAGCCGGGGGAAACGAATATCAGCGTATCCCCGAAATGCGGGCAACCAAGGCCACATTTATCCTGCCCTTGGATTACCCTGCCGCGATGGACATCGAAGACCCCAACGATGCACGCTTCGTAGCTCTAAGCGATATGAAACATTGGGAACTGGCGCCCACGGAAGCAGGTGCATTCGAAAAGGCCAAGATTCCTTTCTGCTTAACGGCGGCTGATTTAAAAGATGTAAAATCTTTCATGGGCAACCTCAGGAAAGCCATGAAATATGGATTATCAGAAAAAGCTGCGCTGGAAGCATTAACCAAAACGCCTGCGAATGTTCTGAAAGTATACGATCAGGTAGGTAGTCTGGATGCCGGCAAAGTGGCCAACTTCCTGTTGACCTCGGGGCCTATCTTCGATGAAAGTACCGTGATCTTCCAAAACTGGGTACAGGGAAATAAATACGAACTGCATGACCTCGGCTGGAAAGACTTGCGCGGAACCTATACTTTAACAGTTGGCAGCAAAACATACCGCGTAGAGCTAAAAGGTGCTGCTAGTAAGCCTTCATTGGCAGTATTATCTGCCGATACCTTGAGCGGGAAAATTGATCTCAACGGGCAATTGGCCCAATTGGTCGTTCCGGTAACTAAAGACAAGAAGGAACAATTGCGCTTAAGCGGCGTGATCGGTAAAAATAACTGGAGCGGAAACGGTGTCGATGAAGCGGGTAACCCTGTTCTTTGGACGATGACTTTTAGCCAGGCATACACGCCCAAAGAAAAGAAAGAAAAAGAAGAGACTGCCCCTAGCTTGAGTAAGATCAATTATCCTTTTACCGGTTACGGTTGGGAAACGATGCCTACAGAACAGGATATATTGATAAAAAATGCTACCGTATGGACGAGCGAAGCTGATGGCGTATTGGAGAATACCGATGTGCTGGTGAAGAATGGAAAAATCTCCCGGATCGGTAAAAATTTACCCGCCGGAAATGCCCGCGTCATCGATGGTACGGGCAAACATTTAACGGCAGGTATTATCGATGAACACTCCCATATCGCTGTAACCCGCGGTGTAAATGAAGGCACGCAATCCGTTACTTCCGAAGTACGCATCGCGGATGTATTGAATCCTGATGATATTAACATTTACAGGCAATTGAGTGGAGGGGTTACTACATCTCATATTTTACATGGTTCTGCTAACGTGATCGGCGGTCAAACGCAACTGATCAAATTACGCTGGGGCAAAAATGCCGAAGAACTAAAATTTGCAAATTGGGATCCATTTATAAAATTCGCTTTGGGTGAAAACGTGAAGCAGTCCAACTGGGGCGAAAGGAATACTACCCGTTTCCCGCAAACACGTATGGGGGTTGAACAAGTGTTGGTAGATGCCTTTACCCGCGCGCAAGATTACGAGAAATCAGGCGCCAATAAACGCCGCGATCTCGAACTGGAAGCCTTGGTTGAAATATTGAATAAGAAACGGTTTATCACTTGTCACTCGTACGTGCAAAGTGAAATTAATATGCTGATGAAAGTGGCTGACCGCTTCCATTTTACCGTGAATACTTTTACACATATCCTGGAAGGCTACAAGGTCGCTGATAAGATGAAGGCTCATCATGCCGGAGCTTCTACATTTGCCGACTGGTGGGCTTACAAGATGGAAGTGACCGATGCAATTCCTTACAACGCCAATATCATGCAACGTGTAGGTCTCACGGTAGCGATCAACTCCGATGATGCCGAAATGGCTCGCCGCCTCAACCAGGAAGCAGCGAAAAGCGTGAAATACGGCGGTATGGAAGAAATTGCTGCCCTGGAAATGGTGACGATCAACCCGGCTAAATTGTTGCACATCGATGATCGTACCGGTAGTATCAAGGTTGGTAAAGATGCTGACCTAGTATTGTGGAGTGATCATCCATTAAGTATTTATGCGAAAGCTGAGAAAACAATCGTGGATGGTACCGTGTATTTCGACCGTGATTACGATCAACAATTACAAGCGAGAATCGCGAAGGAAAGAAATGCATTAATGCAGAAAATTTTGGCCGAGAAAAAAGGCGGCGGGCCGATGAAGAAAGCGTCTCCCACAATCGATCAGCTTTGGCATTGTGAAGATGACGGAGGTGGGCACCAACGTCAATTGTTCGACCTCGAAGAACAACATGCGCAATCGGTAACGCAATCATCATACTAA
- the tyrS gene encoding tyrosine--tRNA ligase: MNLIEELRWRGMVQDMMPGTEEQLLKEMTSGYVGFDPTADSLHIGNLVPIMLLKHLQRAGHKPYALVGGATGMVGDPSFKAEERKMLDLDTLQHNQNCIKAQLEKFLDFDPALPNAAEMVNNYDWFKNISFLDFIRDTGKHITVNYMMAKDSVKKRIEGDNGMSFTEFTYQLIQGYDFFHLYSNNNVKLQMGGSDQWGNIVTGTELIRRKSGGEAFAFTCPLVKKADGTKFGKSEKGNIWLDATKTSPYEFYQFWVNASDEDAAQWIKTFTFLDEATINGIIAEHDEDRGKKVLQKRLAEEVTVFIHGKAEYDLALAATQILFGKASMDVLKAFSEEALLKVMSGVPKAAIPMAELESNVDIVSFLANAKIFSSKGEARKAVQNGGVSINCEKVQGIEYVVNKDLLFTGKYILFQKGKKSYVLVNAE, from the coding sequence ATGAATCTCATTGAAGAATTGCGCTGGCGTGGAATGGTGCAAGATATGATGCCAGGCACGGAAGAACAATTACTGAAAGAAATGACATCCGGCTACGTAGGATTTGATCCCACGGCGGATTCTCTACATATCGGCAACCTGGTTCCGATCATGCTGTTAAAGCATTTGCAAAGGGCAGGTCATAAACCTTATGCATTGGTTGGCGGCGCAACGGGGATGGTAGGCGACCCTTCCTTCAAAGCTGAAGAAAGGAAAATGCTCGATCTCGATACGCTGCAACATAACCAAAACTGCATCAAGGCGCAATTGGAAAAGTTCCTGGACTTTGATCCTGCATTACCCAATGCTGCCGAGATGGTGAATAACTACGACTGGTTTAAAAATATTTCATTCCTGGATTTTATCCGGGACACCGGGAAACATATTACCGTGAATTATATGATGGCCAAGGACTCTGTTAAAAAGAGGATCGAGGGCGACAACGGGATGTCGTTTACCGAATTTACATACCAATTAATCCAGGGTTACGACTTCTTCCATTTGTACAGTAACAATAATGTGAAATTGCAGATGGGCGGTTCCGATCAATGGGGCAATATCGTAACAGGTACGGAGCTGATCCGCCGTAAATCCGGTGGTGAAGCATTTGCCTTTACTTGTCCATTGGTTAAAAAAGCAGACGGCACCAAGTTCGGCAAATCCGAAAAAGGCAATATCTGGTTAGACGCAACCAAAACCTCCCCCTACGAATTTTACCAGTTCTGGGTAAATGCCAGCGATGAGGATGCGGCACAGTGGATCAAGACCTTCACCTTCTTGGATGAAGCTACCATCAACGGTATTATCGCTGAGCATGATGAAGATCGCGGTAAGAAAGTATTGCAAAAACGTTTGGCAGAAGAGGTTACCGTCTTCATCCACGGTAAAGCAGAATACGATTTAGCTTTAGCGGCAACTCAAATCTTGTTTGGTAAAGCATCCATGGATGTGTTGAAAGCTTTTTCGGAAGAAGCGTTATTGAAAGTAATGTCCGGTGTACCGAAAGCGGCGATACCGATGGCAGAATTGGAGTCGAACGTGGATATCGTGAGCTTCTTGGCAAATGCAAAAATTTTCAGCAGCAAAGGCGAGGCAAGGAAAGCCGTGCAAAACGGCGGTGTGAGCATCAACTGCGAGAAAGTGCAAGGGATTGAATATGTTGTGAATAAAGATTTATTGTTTACGGGCAAGTATATTCTTTTCCAAAAAGGAAAGAAAAGCTACGTGTTGGTAAACGCTGAATAA
- a CDS encoding ABC transporter ATP-binding protein, protein MAQQAVIHLEEIRKSYFIGKNELPVLKGITLDILKNEYVALMGPSGSGKSTLMNILGCLDTPTSGKYILSGHDVSKMPDDALALVRNKEIGFVFQQFNLMPRLTALENVAVPLIYAGINRKEREEKAKFMLERVGLGSRYKHKPNELSGGQCQRVAIARALVNDPSLILADEPTGNLDSKTSVEIMEIFGSIHNSGNTVVLVTHEEDIAEHARRVVRLRDGIIESDKLNAHHIVHS, encoded by the coding sequence ATGGCACAACAGGCAGTTATCCACCTTGAAGAAATCCGCAAAAGTTACTTTATCGGCAAAAATGAATTGCCTGTATTAAAAGGAATCACCCTCGATATTCTGAAAAATGAATACGTCGCATTGATGGGTCCATCAGGATCCGGTAAATCCACCCTGATGAACATCCTCGGTTGCCTCGACACGCCCACCAGCGGCAAATATATCCTTAGTGGCCATGACGTGAGCAAGATGCCCGATGATGCTTTGGCACTCGTCCGTAATAAAGAAATCGGTTTCGTATTCCAACAGTTTAACCTGATGCCCCGCTTGACGGCGCTTGAAAACGTGGCCGTACCGCTGATTTACGCGGGCATCAACAGGAAAGAACGCGAAGAAAAAGCCAAGTTCATGCTTGAAAGAGTAGGCTTGGGCTCCCGTTATAAACACAAGCCCAATGAACTTTCCGGGGGACAATGTCAAAGGGTAGCCATCGCGCGCGCCCTTGTAAATGACCCCTCCTTGATATTAGCAGATGAACCTACCGGTAACCTCGATTCCAAAACTTCCGTGGAAATCATGGAAATTTTCGGCAGCATCCACAATTCCGGCAACACGGTGGTATTAGTAACCCACGAGGAAGACATCGCGGAACACGCCCGCCGCGTTGTGCGTTTGAGAGATGGCATTATCGAATCAGACAAGCTCAATGCGCATCATATAGTACATTCTTAA
- a CDS encoding cob(I)yrinic acid a,c-diamide adenosyltransferase, producing the protein MAMKIYTKTGDKGKTSLIGGTKVPKSHIRIESYGTVDELNSYIGLVNDYIADPPGQAMLREIQDRLFTVGAALACDPEKETKMSIPDLHDSDISLLEQEIDRMNDVLPAMKFFILPGGHVAVSTCHIARCVCRRAERLCVQMHEEEMFVEPKVLQYLNRLSDYLFVLARYTAHQLQVAEIPWKPRVQG; encoded by the coding sequence ATGGCAATGAAAATCTATACCAAGACGGGAGATAAAGGTAAAACTTCCTTGATCGGCGGAACGAAAGTCCCGAAAAGTCATATCCGCATCGAATCTTACGGAACAGTTGACGAATTAAACTCATATATAGGCTTGGTCAATGATTATATCGCTGATCCACCAGGTCAAGCCATGCTGCGCGAAATACAAGATCGCTTATTTACCGTGGGAGCTGCCCTAGCATGCGATCCGGAAAAGGAAACGAAGATGAGTATTCCCGATTTGCATGATTCTGATATCAGCCTATTGGAACAGGAGATCGACAGGATGAACGACGTGTTGCCGGCGATGAAATTTTTTATATTACCCGGTGGCCACGTAGCAGTATCGACCTGCCACATTGCGCGTTGTGTTTGCCGGAGGGCAGAACGCCTATGCGTACAGATGCACGAAGAGGAAATGTTCGTAGAGCCGAAGGTGCTGCAATACTTAAACCGTTTGAGTGATTACTTATTCGTGTTGGCGAGGTATACGGCACATCAATTACAGGTTGCTGAAATTCCTTGGAAACCCAGGGTACAAGGCTAA
- the gatC gene encoding Asp-tRNA(Asn)/Glu-tRNA(Gln) amidotransferase subunit GatC codes for MEVNDALIDQLANLARLEFDPQEKANIRKDLEEMITMVEKLGELDTSNVKPLLHLTEEVNMLREDVVVPNISREQALSNAPSANNEYFQVPKVIKK; via the coding sequence ATGGAAGTGAATGATGCGCTTATCGACCAATTAGCGAACTTGGCCCGCTTGGAGTTTGACCCGCAGGAAAAGGCCAACATCCGCAAAGATTTGGAAGAGATGATCACCATGGTAGAAAAATTAGGGGAACTTGACACTTCCAACGTGAAACCTTTACTCCATTTAACCGAAGAAGTGAATATGCTGCGCGAGGATGTCGTAGTACCGAACATCAGCCGTGAACAGGCTCTCAGCAACGCGCCTTCGGCCAATAATGAATATTTCCAAGTACCAAAAGTCATTAAGAAATAA
- a CDS encoding amidohydrolase family protein, with protein sequence MKKIFSVIAGCCFATAIHAQATVYPAPAQSGPITIVNATVHVGNGQVLNNASISFDGGKITAVGSNVTATGKIVDAKGQHVYPGIIVPDSDLGLTEFEAVRATNDFREVGELNPSVRSLVSYNADSKVIGTLRSNGILLANVVPEGGLISGTSSVVQLDAWNWEDAAYKADNGIHFRMPRLMVRSNPFRRAGGSSDDALKRAMDQIASVKSFFRDAKAYLDAPKPAETNLKYEAVKGLFDRSQKLFIHCELVKEMLIAVDFAKEFNFDVVIVGGTDSHLIAKILAENNIPVILAQPHSLPVMQDDAVDQPYKTAYELQQAGVLFCISNEGFWQQRNLMFNAGTASAYGLSKEQALSAITLNAAKVLGIDKTTGSLEVGKDANIVISTGDILDMKSSIITDAFIQGRNVSLDNKQKQLYERYKYKYGLK encoded by the coding sequence ATGAAGAAAATATTCAGTGTAATTGCGGGATGTTGTTTTGCAACCGCCATACACGCTCAAGCAACAGTTTACCCGGCCCCGGCACAATCCGGCCCTATCACGATCGTGAATGCTACCGTGCACGTCGGCAACGGCCAGGTACTCAACAATGCTTCCATCTCCTTTGATGGCGGCAAAATTACGGCTGTCGGCAGCAATGTAACGGCTACAGGGAAAATTGTGGACGCCAAGGGGCAACATGTTTACCCGGGTATCATCGTACCCGACAGTGATTTAGGTTTGACGGAATTTGAAGCAGTTCGCGCTACGAACGACTTCAGGGAAGTAGGGGAGTTGAATCCCAGCGTCAGGAGCCTTGTTTCTTATAACGCCGATTCTAAAGTAATCGGGACATTGCGATCCAACGGTATCCTGTTGGCCAACGTGGTACCGGAAGGCGGCCTCATCAGCGGTACATCATCCGTAGTACAATTAGATGCATGGAACTGGGAAGATGCGGCTTACAAAGCTGATAACGGTATTCATTTCAGGATGCCCCGCTTGATGGTTCGGTCAAATCCATTCAGAAGAGCTGGCGGTTCTTCAGATGATGCACTCAAAAGAGCGATGGATCAAATAGCGTCGGTAAAGTCTTTCTTCCGTGATGCGAAGGCTTACCTGGATGCACCCAAACCAGCCGAAACCAACCTGAAATATGAAGCAGTAAAGGGTTTGTTTGATAGGTCACAGAAATTATTTATCCATTGCGAATTGGTGAAAGAGATGCTGATAGCTGTAGATTTTGCAAAGGAATTTAATTTTGACGTGGTAATCGTAGGTGGAACGGACAGCCATTTGATCGCGAAAATTTTAGCGGAGAATAATATCCCCGTTATCCTGGCACAACCGCATAGCTTGCCGGTTATGCAAGATGATGCAGTAGATCAGCCTTACAAAACGGCTTATGAACTGCAACAGGCAGGCGTATTATTCTGTATCAGTAATGAAGGTTTTTGGCAACAACGTAACCTGATGTTTAACGCGGGAACTGCCAGCGCTTACGGTCTTTCCAAGGAACAAGCGCTGAGCGCCATCACACTCAATGCCGCTAAGGTTCTCGGCATCGACAAGACTACCGGTTCGCTGGAAGTTGGTAAAGATGCGAATATTGTGATCAGCACCGGGGATATCTTGGATATGAAATCCAGTATCATTACCGATGCCTTTATTCAAGGCCGTAATGTAAGCCTGGATAATAAGCAAAAACAATTGTACGAAAGGTACAAGTATAAATACGGCTTAAAATAA